In Montipora capricornis isolate CH-2021 chromosome 4, ASM3666992v2, whole genome shotgun sequence, a single genomic region encodes these proteins:
- the LOC138047399 gene encoding protein dispatched homolog 1-like isoform X1 yields MARKFVFACGNGVRFTRHDLIALCLAILIPITCIALTMVSVLPALGAKPLPSFNEPTKGFEPRGTKLSDKIITYQNYRYVYSALTSRPLKAQGAPQVQVQNKRKRRSLQNSLQPPFSPRFDHPDMVFVYEASDSTVNLFETNKLKTICAMDADIVRSNPYFNTSCISHYYNNNEPQCYSSWSLGNYIALLNTRKTCQEITDEDVSRVKALLQKCSVHFIQQTLTQHCEYPQLNKTDSPNCPSVPIDCIRHSAVYNIFQFLVDNKFLTTKQNTFLKYTLSIPPVSSDDELFEELYDKLKDSNHVKDGVQLAAFNFRYFKFDKFSKKLLAEVIFPALAMIVVFGIMWLFLGSFILTFCALFCIVYAIGLAYFFYNTVFGMKFFPFLNVLTLVFLVGIGADDAFVYYDIWRQTRTAYPKANIMQLTLKTLRYSALSMLVTSLTTASAFFAGTSSTITAIKCFGIFAGTSILTNYLLMITYFPAVVALHEKWVMKYNDVQSVDDIPSVEPAEVSGPGTQDISKCREGSTNDNANTQERPIFCILQVIDFPCSLAVAAKSAIHRFTWKIFGRGLPFLIIKFHWLWIALLICLTAGFLCVNFVKPGLNLPESKEFQLFSTSHVLEKYDLKYKSFFRFEKSGSINIELIWGIKPVDNGDHFDPDDKGTLEFDESFGNIFTEAGQKFLHSLCSSAKKLPLFDEFSGGQCPINTLIQKCTTGSNACCGENATFPFPRKVAEKCLLRLAQRSSTGLLFDPESGALKGFSIKINTEQQYTNAFSVMDSFYNKVETWVKTEMPQPPRGMQNVWVGSWWFDFYALQRSLSEGTFSSLGISVAVSFVVMLTTTLNVFISIYAIITIIGIICITIGSLVLAGWQLNILESIVMSVAVGLSIDFTMHYGVAYRLAPDKAHRESRVRYSLVHIGSAVTMAALTTFLTGLMMMPATVLVYYQLGQFLMLVMVFSWFHSTFGFLSICAVIGPKDNFGQLSIAHLLRRCGLCRVEPEAPQNPAEGDETVTLSSVGTAIEVGKKDTTTNL; encoded by the exons GGATTTGAACCAAGAGGCACAAAACTGAGTGACAAGATTATAACCTATCAAAATTACCGGTATGTGTATTCTGCTTTGACTTCGAGACCTCTGAAAGCACAAGGAGCTCCTCAAGTCCAAGTACAAAATAAGCGGAAACGACGGTCATTGCAGAATTCTCTTCAACCTCCTTTTTCTCCCAGATTTGATCACCCTGACATGGTGTTTGTGTATGAAGCCTCAGACTCTACGGTAAACTTGTTTGAGACAAACAAGCTCAAAACCATTTGCGCCATGGATGCTGACATTGTGCGTTCAAACCCATATTTTAACACTTCCTGCATAAgccattattataataataatgagccaCAGTGTTACTCCAGCTGGTCTCTTGGAAATTACATTGCCCTACTCAACACCCGCAAAACATGTCAGGAAATAACTGATGAAGATGTGTCAAGGGTAAAAGCATTGCTACAGAAGTGTTCAGTTCATTTTATCCAGCAAACACTCACACAACACTGCGAGTATCCACAATTGAATAAGACTGACAGCCCAAACTGCCCATCAGTGCCAATAGATTGCATTCGACACTCTGCTGTGTACAACATTTTCCAGTTTCTTGTGGATAATAAGTTCTTGACAACCAAACAAAATACCTTTCTCAAATATACACTGTCTATACCGCCTGTGTCCAGTGATGATGAGCTTTTCGAGGAGTTGTATGACAAGTTAAAGGACAGCAATCATGTTAAAGATGGTGTGCAACTGGCAGCATTTAATTTCCGTTACTTTAAGTTTGATAAATTCAGCAAAAAGCTTTTGGCTGAGGTGATTTTCCCTGCCCTTGCAATGATTGTTGTGTTTGGAATTATGTGGTTGTTCCTTGGCTCCTTTATTCTAACTTTTTGCGCCCTCTTTTGCATTGTTTATGCAATTGGACTGGCATACTTCTTTTACAACACTGTTTTCGGCATGAAGTTTTTCCCTTTTCTAAATGTCCTCACGTTAGTGTTCTTGGTGGGCATTGGCGCTGATGATGCATTTGTGTACTATGACATATGGAGGCAAACCAGGACTGCCTACCCCAAAGCAAACATCATGCAATTGACATTAAAAACCTTGCGATATTCAGCTCTTTCTATGCTGGTTACAAGCTTGACAACAGCATCGGCATTTTTTGCTGGTACTTCTTCTACCATTACTGCCATCAAGTGTTTTGGAATATTTGCAGGAACATCCATCTTAACCAACTACCTTCTGATGATAACATACTTTCCTGCTGTTGTGGCACTGCATGAAAAGTGGGTTATGAAGTACAATGATGTTCAATCCGTGGATGATATTCCTTCAGTTGAGCCTGCAGAGGTTTCTGGACCAGGCACACAAGACATATCAAAATGCAGAGAAGGAAGCACCAATGATAATGCCAACACTCAAGAACGGCCAATCTTCTGTATTCTTCAAGTCATTGATTTTCCTTGCTCCTTAGCAGTAGCAGCTAAAAGTGCTATTCACAGATTTACTTGGAAGATCTTCGGGCGTGGTTTGCCATTCTTGATTATCAAATTTCACTGGCTTTGGATAGCCCTTCTCATTTGTCTCACCGCTGGATTTCTGTGTGTTAACTTTGTGAAACCTGGCCTTAACTTACCAGAAAGTAAAGAATTTCAATTGTTTTCAACCTCACATGTACTTGAAAAGTATGACTTAAAGTACAAGAGCTTTTTCAGATTTGAAAAGAGTGGAAGTATTAACATAGAGTTGATCTGGGGAATCAAACCTGTTGACAATGGTGACCACTTTGACCCTGACGATAAAGGAACACTTGAATTTGATGAGTCATTTGGTAACATCTTTACAGAAGCTGGACAGAAATTCCTCCATTCACTGTGTTCATCTGCCAAGAAACTGCCACTTTTTGATGAATTTAGTGGAGGTCAATGTCCCATCAATACATTAATTCAAAAATGTACAACTGGCTCTAATGCTTGCTGTGGGGAGAATGCTACCTTTCCTTTCCCACGAAAGGTTGCTGAAAAGTGTCTTTTGCGATTAGCACAGAGATCATCCACCGGGTTGCTGTTCGATCCCGAGAGCGGAGCCCTTAAAGGCTTTTCGATCAAGATAAATACCGAACAACAATACACAAATGCCTTTTCTGTTATGGATAGCTTCTATAATAAAGTTGAAACGTGGGTGAAAACTGAGATGCCCCAACCACCCCGTGGAATGCAAAATGTCTGGGTGGGCAGTTGGTGGTTTGACTTCTATGCCCTACAAAGAAGCCTCTCAGAAGGAACCTTCTCATCATTGGGAATATCTGTGGCTGTATCATTTGTCGTCATGCTGACTACAACTCTAAATGTCTTTATCAGCATCTATGCCATTATCACCATCATTGGGATCATTTGTATCACTATTGGATCGCTGGTGTTAGCAGGCTGGCAGTTGAATATATTAGAATCTATTGTGATGTCAGTAGCTGTGGGGCTTTCGATTGACTTCACCATGCATTACGGTGTGGCTTACAGGCTGGCTCCTGATAAAGCTCACAGGGAAAGCAGGGTGCGTTACTCACTGGTACACATTGGATCAGCTGTTACCATGGCAGCGCTAACAACATTTCTTACAG GTTTGATGATGATGCCGGCAACTGTTCTTGTATACTATCAGCTTGGTCAATTCTTGATGTTGGTTATGGTATTCAGTTGGTTTCATTCCACCTTCGGTTTCTTATCCATCTGTGCTGTGATTGGTCCTAAGGACAATTTCGGACAGCTCAGCATCGCTCACCTCCTCCGACGGTGTGGTTTATGTCGTGTTGAACCGGAGGCGCCCCAAAATCCAGCTGAAGGAGACGAAACTGTTACGCTAAGCTCCGTGGGCACTGCTATAGAAGTTGGAAAAAAAGACACTACCACTAATCTGTAA
- the LOC138047399 gene encoding protein dispatched homolog 1-like isoform X2: protein MGRLKLGCSRKLRFTRHDLIALCLAILIPITCIALTMVSVLPALGAKPLPSFNEPTKGFEPRGTKLSDKIITYQNYRYVYSALTSRPLKAQGAPQVQVQNKRKRRSLQNSLQPPFSPRFDHPDMVFVYEASDSTVNLFETNKLKTICAMDADIVRSNPYFNTSCISHYYNNNEPQCYSSWSLGNYIALLNTRKTCQEITDEDVSRVKALLQKCSVHFIQQTLTQHCEYPQLNKTDSPNCPSVPIDCIRHSAVYNIFQFLVDNKFLTTKQNTFLKYTLSIPPVSSDDELFEELYDKLKDSNHVKDGVQLAAFNFRYFKFDKFSKKLLAEVIFPALAMIVVFGIMWLFLGSFILTFCALFCIVYAIGLAYFFYNTVFGMKFFPFLNVLTLVFLVGIGADDAFVYYDIWRQTRTAYPKANIMQLTLKTLRYSALSMLVTSLTTASAFFAGTSSTITAIKCFGIFAGTSILTNYLLMITYFPAVVALHEKWVMKYNDVQSVDDIPSVEPAEVSGPGTQDISKCREGSTNDNANTQERPIFCILQVIDFPCSLAVAAKSAIHRFTWKIFGRGLPFLIIKFHWLWIALLICLTAGFLCVNFVKPGLNLPESKEFQLFSTSHVLEKYDLKYKSFFRFEKSGSINIELIWGIKPVDNGDHFDPDDKGTLEFDESFGNIFTEAGQKFLHSLCSSAKKLPLFDEFSGGQCPINTLIQKCTTGSNACCGENATFPFPRKVAEKCLLRLAQRSSTGLLFDPESGALKGFSIKINTEQQYTNAFSVMDSFYNKVETWVKTEMPQPPRGMQNVWVGSWWFDFYALQRSLSEGTFSSLGISVAVSFVVMLTTTLNVFISIYAIITIIGIICITIGSLVLAGWQLNILESIVMSVAVGLSIDFTMHYGVAYRLAPDKAHRESRVRYSLVHIGSAVTMAALTTFLTGLMMMPATVLVYYQLGQFLMLVMVFSWFHSTFGFLSICAVIGPKDNFGQLSIAHLLRRCGLCRVEPEAPQNPAEGDETVTLSSVGTAIEVGKKDTTTNL, encoded by the exons GGATTTGAACCAAGAGGCACAAAACTGAGTGACAAGATTATAACCTATCAAAATTACCGGTATGTGTATTCTGCTTTGACTTCGAGACCTCTGAAAGCACAAGGAGCTCCTCAAGTCCAAGTACAAAATAAGCGGAAACGACGGTCATTGCAGAATTCTCTTCAACCTCCTTTTTCTCCCAGATTTGATCACCCTGACATGGTGTTTGTGTATGAAGCCTCAGACTCTACGGTAAACTTGTTTGAGACAAACAAGCTCAAAACCATTTGCGCCATGGATGCTGACATTGTGCGTTCAAACCCATATTTTAACACTTCCTGCATAAgccattattataataataatgagccaCAGTGTTACTCCAGCTGGTCTCTTGGAAATTACATTGCCCTACTCAACACCCGCAAAACATGTCAGGAAATAACTGATGAAGATGTGTCAAGGGTAAAAGCATTGCTACAGAAGTGTTCAGTTCATTTTATCCAGCAAACACTCACACAACACTGCGAGTATCCACAATTGAATAAGACTGACAGCCCAAACTGCCCATCAGTGCCAATAGATTGCATTCGACACTCTGCTGTGTACAACATTTTCCAGTTTCTTGTGGATAATAAGTTCTTGACAACCAAACAAAATACCTTTCTCAAATATACACTGTCTATACCGCCTGTGTCCAGTGATGATGAGCTTTTCGAGGAGTTGTATGACAAGTTAAAGGACAGCAATCATGTTAAAGATGGTGTGCAACTGGCAGCATTTAATTTCCGTTACTTTAAGTTTGATAAATTCAGCAAAAAGCTTTTGGCTGAGGTGATTTTCCCTGCCCTTGCAATGATTGTTGTGTTTGGAATTATGTGGTTGTTCCTTGGCTCCTTTATTCTAACTTTTTGCGCCCTCTTTTGCATTGTTTATGCAATTGGACTGGCATACTTCTTTTACAACACTGTTTTCGGCATGAAGTTTTTCCCTTTTCTAAATGTCCTCACGTTAGTGTTCTTGGTGGGCATTGGCGCTGATGATGCATTTGTGTACTATGACATATGGAGGCAAACCAGGACTGCCTACCCCAAAGCAAACATCATGCAATTGACATTAAAAACCTTGCGATATTCAGCTCTTTCTATGCTGGTTACAAGCTTGACAACAGCATCGGCATTTTTTGCTGGTACTTCTTCTACCATTACTGCCATCAAGTGTTTTGGAATATTTGCAGGAACATCCATCTTAACCAACTACCTTCTGATGATAACATACTTTCCTGCTGTTGTGGCACTGCATGAAAAGTGGGTTATGAAGTACAATGATGTTCAATCCGTGGATGATATTCCTTCAGTTGAGCCTGCAGAGGTTTCTGGACCAGGCACACAAGACATATCAAAATGCAGAGAAGGAAGCACCAATGATAATGCCAACACTCAAGAACGGCCAATCTTCTGTATTCTTCAAGTCATTGATTTTCCTTGCTCCTTAGCAGTAGCAGCTAAAAGTGCTATTCACAGATTTACTTGGAAGATCTTCGGGCGTGGTTTGCCATTCTTGATTATCAAATTTCACTGGCTTTGGATAGCCCTTCTCATTTGTCTCACCGCTGGATTTCTGTGTGTTAACTTTGTGAAACCTGGCCTTAACTTACCAGAAAGTAAAGAATTTCAATTGTTTTCAACCTCACATGTACTTGAAAAGTATGACTTAAAGTACAAGAGCTTTTTCAGATTTGAAAAGAGTGGAAGTATTAACATAGAGTTGATCTGGGGAATCAAACCTGTTGACAATGGTGACCACTTTGACCCTGACGATAAAGGAACACTTGAATTTGATGAGTCATTTGGTAACATCTTTACAGAAGCTGGACAGAAATTCCTCCATTCACTGTGTTCATCTGCCAAGAAACTGCCACTTTTTGATGAATTTAGTGGAGGTCAATGTCCCATCAATACATTAATTCAAAAATGTACAACTGGCTCTAATGCTTGCTGTGGGGAGAATGCTACCTTTCCTTTCCCACGAAAGGTTGCTGAAAAGTGTCTTTTGCGATTAGCACAGAGATCATCCACCGGGTTGCTGTTCGATCCCGAGAGCGGAGCCCTTAAAGGCTTTTCGATCAAGATAAATACCGAACAACAATACACAAATGCCTTTTCTGTTATGGATAGCTTCTATAATAAAGTTGAAACGTGGGTGAAAACTGAGATGCCCCAACCACCCCGTGGAATGCAAAATGTCTGGGTGGGCAGTTGGTGGTTTGACTTCTATGCCCTACAAAGAAGCCTCTCAGAAGGAACCTTCTCATCATTGGGAATATCTGTGGCTGTATCATTTGTCGTCATGCTGACTACAACTCTAAATGTCTTTATCAGCATCTATGCCATTATCACCATCATTGGGATCATTTGTATCACTATTGGATCGCTGGTGTTAGCAGGCTGGCAGTTGAATATATTAGAATCTATTGTGATGTCAGTAGCTGTGGGGCTTTCGATTGACTTCACCATGCATTACGGTGTGGCTTACAGGCTGGCTCCTGATAAAGCTCACAGGGAAAGCAGGGTGCGTTACTCACTGGTACACATTGGATCAGCTGTTACCATGGCAGCGCTAACAACATTTCTTACAG GTTTGATGATGATGCCGGCAACTGTTCTTGTATACTATCAGCTTGGTCAATTCTTGATGTTGGTTATGGTATTCAGTTGGTTTCATTCCACCTTCGGTTTCTTATCCATCTGTGCTGTGATTGGTCCTAAGGACAATTTCGGACAGCTCAGCATCGCTCACCTCCTCCGACGGTGTGGTTTATGTCGTGTTGAACCGGAGGCGCCCCAAAATCCAGCTGAAGGAGACGAAACTGTTACGCTAAGCTCCGTGGGCACTGCTATAGAAGTTGGAAAAAAAGACACTACCACTAATCTGTAA
- the LOC138047430 gene encoding elongin-B-like → MEIFVMVRREKTTIFLDCKEATTVYELKKMVEGITKKGPDDQRLYKDDQILDDAKTLEDCGFTTQTAKAQSPALISLSFRGEDGEFEPVVIAPLSTPPELPDVMKPQESIPSSDGS, encoded by the exons ATG GAGATTTTTGTGATGGTGCGTCGTGAAAAGACAACCATTTTCCTTGATTGCAAGGAAGCCACCACTGTCTACGAATTAAAGAAAATGGTTGAAGGGATTACAAAGAAGGGTCCTGATGATCAGAGGTTGTACAAGGATGATCAGATACTCGATGATGCTAAAACTTTGGAGGATTGCGGCTTTACAACGCAAACTGCCAAGGCACAATCCCCGGCATTGATTAGCTTGTCATTCAGAGGAGAAG ACGGAGAGTTTGAGCCAGTGGTGATTGCACCCTTGTCCACTCCTCCAGAATTACCTGATGTGATGAAACCACAGGAAAGCATTCCCAGCAGTGATGGGTCTTGA
- the LOC138047428 gene encoding serine/threonine-protein phosphatase 4 catalytic subunit: MTDCSDLDRQIEKLRRCELITEKEVKQLCAKAREILVEESNVQKVDSPVTVCGDIHGQFYDLKELFKVGGDVPDTNYLFMGDFVDRGFYSVETFLLLLALKVRYPDRITLIRGNHESRQITQVYGFYDECLKKYGSITVWRYCTEIFDYLSLSAIIDDRIFCVHGGLSPSISTLDQIRAIDRKQEVPHDGPMCDLLWSDPEDTQGWGVSPRGAGYLFGSDVVTQFNAANDIDLICRAHQLVMEGYKWHFNETVLTVWSAPNYCYRCGNVAAILELDEHLKREFTIFEAAPQEVRGMPSIAKNPQPDYFL, from the exons ATGACGGACTGCAGCGATTTGGACCG GCAAATTGAAAAGCTGAGGCGGTGCGAGCTCATAACTGAGAAGGAAGTGAAACAGTTGTGTGCAAAAGCCAG GGAAATCCTGGTAGAAGAGTCGAATGTTCAAAAAGTGGATTCACCTGTAACT GTTTGTGGTGATATCCATGGACAGTTTTATGATTTAAAAGAACTTTTTAAG GTTGGAGGTGATGTTCCAGATACCAATTACCTCTTTATGGGAGACTTTGTGGACAGAGGCTTTTACAGTGTAGAGACCTTTCTTTTACTATTGGCATTAAAG GTGCGATATCCTGACAGAATAACCTTAATAAGAGGGAACCATGAAAGTAGACAGATAACACAG GTTTATGGGTTTTACGATGAATGTCTTAAGAAATATGGCTCTATAACAGTGTGGAGATACTGTACAGAGATCTTTGATTATCTTAGTTTGTCGGCAATTATTGATGATAGG aTTTTTTGTGTTCATGGAGGTCTTTCTCCTTCTATTAGTACATTAGACCAG ATACGAGCAATTGATCGGAAGCAAGAAGTGCCGCATGATGGACCCATGTGTGATTTGCTATGGTCAGACCCAGAAG ACACACAAGGATGGGGAGTGAGCCCAAGAGGAGCTGGATATCTTTTTGGCAGTGATGTGGTAACCCAG tttaaTGCAGCAAATGATATTGACTTGATTTGTCGAGCTCATCAATTGGTCATGGAAGGTTACAAATGGCACTTTAATGAGACTGTCCTGACGGTGTGGTCAGCTCCTAATTATTGCTACAG ATGTGGGAATGTTGCAGCTATATTAGAGCTGGACGAGCATTTAAAAAGAGAATTCACAATATTTGAAGCCGCTCCACAG GAAGTGAGAGGTATGCCTTCCATTGCCAAAAACCCACAGCCAGATTACTTCCTCTGA